In one window of Rickettsiales bacterium DNA:
- the lpxK gene encoding tetraacyldisaccharide 4'-kinase, whose amino-acid sequence MKLIAPKFWKTRNIFSLLLYPLSIIYNLISSYFSSVPENKRYQPKAKVIRVGNITMGGAGKTPVVLSLAKILNKYKIAILTRGYKGSLTGPVMLNKHHKIDEVGDEALLLFKKAPTCVAKNRLQGIKYLESLGYELIITDDGMQDNRFKPYLTIMVIDGHSKFGNKMIFPAGPLRESIESGVKQANFAVIIGEGKLDYQLPILQADLTSKTNFKAQKFIAFAGIGNPDKFFHSVEKSGGRIIEKLAFADHYKYTQKDIENLIAKGHKLITTEKDYVRIDPKYHHKIKVLPVDLVWRDEEQLQKLLAL is encoded by the coding sequence ATGAAACTTATTGCTCCTAAATTCTGGAAAACAAGAAATATATTCAGCCTATTATTATACCCATTATCTATTATATATAACCTTATATCTTCTTATTTCTCTTCTGTTCCGGAAAACAAAAGATATCAACCAAAGGCTAAGGTGATTAGAGTTGGTAACATCACCATGGGCGGCGCTGGAAAAACTCCTGTTGTTTTATCTTTAGCTAAGATTCTTAACAAATACAAAATAGCAATTCTAACTAGAGGATATAAAGGATCTCTCACTGGCCCTGTAATGTTAAATAAACATCATAAAATTGATGAGGTGGGGGACGAGGCATTACTCTTATTTAAAAAAGCACCAACTTGCGTAGCAAAAAACAGGCTTCAAGGCATTAAATATCTTGAAAGCCTTGGCTACGAACTGATTATAACTGATGATGGAATGCAGGATAACCGCTTTAAACCTTATCTCACAATTATGGTAATAGATGGTCATTCTAAATTTGGCAATAAAATGATCTTCCCTGCAGGCCCTTTAAGAGAGTCTATAGAGTCTGGAGTTAAGCAAGCCAATTTTGCAGTAATCATTGGGGAGGGAAAGTTAGATTATCAATTGCCAATATTACAAGCTGATTTAACAAGCAAAACCAACTTCAAAGCACAAAAGTTTATAGCATTTGCAGGGATTGGCAATCCAGACAAGTTCTTCCACTCTGTAGAAAAGTCAGGCGGCAGGATTATAGAGAAGCTTGCTTTTGCTGACCATTATAAATACACTCAAAAAGATATAGAAAATCTTATTGCCAAAGGTCATAAGCTTATCACCACTGAAAAAGATTATGTCCGCATAGATCCTAAATACCATCATAAAATTAAAGTATTACCAGTGGATTTAGTTTGGCGTGATGAAGAACAATTACAAAAATTACTAGCCTTATGA
- a CDS encoding lipid A biosynthesis lauroyl acyltransferase (Acylates the intermediate (KDO)2-lipid IVA to form (KDO)2-(lauroyl)-lipid IVA) — MKKFRYFIEYLLVKLWLFLINLLGIKSARKLSIKIFTFIGAKLKASNTAAKNLSMVFPELSPQKINQIVLGIWRNLALVASETPFLMNMPQKEFDKHITIKGLENLEKIRGKRALIATAHIANWEIIGKILYSHNFKLCGVYRAANNKLVDKIIYDMRNKIEVTMIPKGKSGAKQIIAALQQNQQVVMLVDQKMNDGIKVPFLGHDAMTAPAIATLALKYDCPIIPIQIIRKKDSNFEVIIHSEIEHKNKSSEVIMKQINHEIGKWVKQNPEQWFWLHKRWIKK, encoded by the coding sequence ATGAAAAAATTCCGATACTTCATTGAATATTTACTAGTAAAATTATGGTTATTTCTAATAAATTTACTTGGGATAAAAAGCGCTAGGAAACTATCTATCAAAATATTCACTTTTATTGGAGCAAAATTAAAAGCAAGCAATACTGCTGCCAAAAACCTGTCTATGGTTTTTCCCGAATTATCTCCTCAAAAAATAAATCAAATTGTTTTAGGTATATGGAGAAATTTAGCTCTAGTGGCCTCTGAAACTCCTTTTTTAATGAATATGCCACAAAAAGAATTTGATAAACACATCACTATTAAAGGTTTGGAGAATCTAGAAAAAATTCGAGGAAAAAGAGCTCTAATTGCCACTGCACATATAGCTAATTGGGAAATTATAGGAAAAATTTTATATAGTCATAATTTTAAATTATGTGGAGTTTATCGCGCAGCGAATAATAAATTAGTTGATAAAATTATTTATGACATGCGCAATAAAATTGAAGTTACCATGATTCCCAAGGGAAAAAGCGGAGCAAAACAAATTATTGCGGCCCTTCAACAAAACCAACAAGTGGTGATGTTGGTTGATCAGAAAATGAATGATGGTATTAAAGTTCCATTCTTAGGTCATGATGCAATGACAGCTCCTGCCATAGCAACACTTGCTTTAAAATATGATTGCCCCATTATTCCTATCCAAATAATCCGCAAGAAAGACTCAAACTTTGAAGTAATTATTCATTCTGAAATAGAACACAAAAACAAATCTTCTGAAGTTATTATGAAACAAATCAACCACGAAATTGGTAAATGGGTAAAACAAAATCCTGAACAATGGTTCTGGCTGCATAAAAGATGGATTAAAAAATAA